One window of the Nothobranchius furzeri strain GRZ-AD chromosome 3, NfurGRZ-RIMD1, whole genome shotgun sequence genome contains the following:
- the timm17a gene encoding mitochondrial import inner membrane translocase subunit Tim17-A — MEEYAREPCPWRIVDDCGGAFTMGAIGGGIFQAVKGFRNAPSGMSHRMRGSLTAIKTRAPQLGGSFAVWGGLFSMIDCGLVKVRGKEDPWNSITSGAMTGAILAARNGPVAMVGSAAMGGILLALIEGAGILLTRFASSQFPTGPQFTEEPAPAPIPTSPFGDYRQYQ, encoded by the exons ATGGAGGAATATGCCAGAGAGCCGTG CCCCTGGAGGATTGTGGATGACTGTGGTGGAGCTTTCACCATGGGAGCTATTGGTGGAGGAATTTTTCAGGCTGTGAAAGGCTTCAGAAATGCACCTTCA GGGATGAGTCACAGGATGAGGGGTAGTTTAACCGCCATCAAGACCAGAGCCCCACAACTAGGAG GTAGCTTTGCTGTGTGGGGAGGCCTTTTCTCAATGATCGACTGTGGTTTAGTAAAAGTCAGAGGGAAGGAGGATCCCTGGAACTCGATAACAAGCGGGGCCATGACAGGAGCTATCCTTGCTGCGAGGA ATGGACCAGTTGCTATGGTTGGCTCTGCTGCTATGGGAGGTATTTTGCTGGCGTTGATAGAGGGCGCTGGAATCCTGCTCACAAGATTTGCTTCTTCACAATTCCCCACTG GACCCCAGTTTACAGAAGAACCTGCCCCTGCTCCTATTCCCACCTCCCCTTTTGGAGATTACAGACAATACCAGTGA
- the lmod1b gene encoding leiomodin-1, whose amino-acid sequence MSRRKVRGLTRTGRQVSEDPDLDNLLSTLSPEEVEELDKDLMNVPDIGLEDGKTTIQTQQPPSRSVQDSDTRSDAKRRLSQREQSSEGEPKKESRKQEYLRKMGLSQEGNDDMKVGARRPPSLTADRDIRVKDRNGKGSESVREEQSWRSSRLRKQEDRESSSKEEIKEKDRHEDYRLRERRDNRESTGSKMKDMISKLQDKQDEGKEKERKEDSRKRDESKTKDIISKLREKSEKDIGKERERKTENIRTQGLVSKMVEKQSKVSESQTQEVKKEENKPGVDGEKAKDENKSGVQLQRQLSEEAEVKRDKLENGNRREELLNHSDHVTDTKINTDRKEKDDSKGKTETGKLDNCVSKNSPNSKVKRDEEDDEDSSMFDELLQQVRSNDPALTELNVNNSEVIKTKTLMEFAEALHNNSHIKTFALANCRADDHVAYAIAGMLRSNNTLTSVNLDSNLLTGKGILSLIQALQYNSTLTELRFQNQRHICGGKTEMEMVKILKENTTLLKLGYHFELAGPRMTTTNILSRNMDRQRQKRLQEQKMAQANGEKKGALEVPKTWGGGSQRSSPISSPKPSPIPSPMPSPKLTPRRGTGALPPPPPPPPPPGSGPPPPPPPMLDGDRSGRSKNSRDQLLASIRGSNVKQLKKVPVPKWLQ is encoded by the exons ATGTCTAGGCGAAAGGTGAGAGGCCTGACCCGTACGGGCCGACAGGTCAGCGAGGACCCAGACCTGGACAACTTGCTGTCCACCCTGTCTCCTGAGGAGGTAGAGGAGCTGGATAAAGACCTGATGAATGTTCCAGACATCGGCCTGGAAGATGGGAAGACGACCATCCAAACACAGCAGCCTCCGAGCAGAAGTGTCCAAGACTCAGACACACGAAGTGACGCCAAGCGGAGGCTGAGCCAGAGGGAGCAGTCATCTGAG GGGGAACCAAAGAAAGAAAGCCGGAAGCAGGAATACCTGAGGAAGATGGGCCTCAGCCAGGAGGGGAATGATGACATGAAAGTGGGAGCACGAAGACCACCGAGCCTCACGGCGGACAGAGACATCAGGGTGAAGGACAGAAATGGCAAAGGTTCTGAAAGTGTCAGAGAAGAGCAAAGTTGGCGTTCGAGTCGTCTCAGAAAGCAGGAAGACAGAGAGAGTTCCTCAAAGGAGGAGATTAAGGAGAAGGACAGACACGAGGACTACAGGTTAAGAGAAAGGAGAGACAACAGAGAGAGCACAGGCAGTAAAATGAAGGACATGATCTCCAAGTTACAGGACAAACAGGATGAGGGCAAAGAAAAGGAGCGAAAGGAAGACAGCAGGAAGCGAGATGAAAGCAAAACCAAAGACATCATCTCAAAGCTACGAGAAAAAAGTGAGAAGGACAttgggaaggagagagagaggaaaaccgAGAACATCAGGACGCAAGGGCTCGTCTCCAAAATGGTTGAGAAGCAAAGCAAGGTGTCTGAGAGCCAAACACAAGAAGTTAAAAAGGAAGAAAACAAGCCTGGAGTGGATGGGGAAAAGGCCAAAGACGAGAACAAATCTGGTGTCCAGCTGCAGAGGCAGCtgtctgaggaggctgaggtaaaACGAGATAAGCTGGAAAACGGAAATAGAAGAGAAGAGCTGCTTAACCACAGTGACCATGTGACAGACACAAAGATAAACACAGACAGGAAAGAAAAAGACGACAGTAAAGGGAAAACGGAAACAGGAAAACTTGACAACTGTGTGTCCAAAAACAGCCCAAACAGTAAGGTGAAGCGGGACGAGGAGGACGATGAAGACTCCAGCATGTTcgatgagctgctgcagcagGTCCGAAGCAACGACCCTGCCCTCACTGAGCTCAATGTCAACAACTCAGAGGTCATCAAGACTAAGACACTCATGGAGTTTGCAGAAGCTCTTCACAACAACAGCCACATTAAGACCTTTGCTCTGGCCAACTGTCGCGCAGACGACCATGTGGCTTACGCCATCGCCGGCATGCTGCGCAGCAACAACACCCTCACCAGCGTTAACCTGGACTCCAACCTTCTCACCGGCAAAGGCATCCTGTCTCTCATCCAGGCGCTGCAGTACAACTCCACCCTCACTGAGCTCCGCTTTCAAAATCAGCGCCACATCTGTGGAGGGAAGACTGAGATGGAAATGGTCAAGATCCTGAAGGAAAACACCACCCTGCTGAAACTGGGCTATCACTTCGAGCTGGCGGGGCCGAGGATGACCACGACTAACATACTGAGTCGCAACATGGACAGACAACGGCAAAAGCGCCTGCAGGAGCAGAAGATGGCCCAGGCTAACGGGGAGAAGAAGGGGGCCCTAGAGGTGCCCAAAACTTGGGGTGGAGGATCTCAGAGGAGTTCTCCGATATCCTCCCCAAAACCGTCTCCCATCCCTTCGCCGATGCCTTCACCAAAGCTGACGCCTAGGAGGGGAACCGGGGCCCTGCCTCCgccaccacctccaccaccacctcctGGCAGTGGGCCTCCGCCTCCTCCACCTCCCATGCTGGATGGAGACCGCTCAGGTCGCAGCAAGAACTCAAGGGACCAACTGCTGGCCTCAATCAGAGGAAGCAACGTGAAACAACTGAAGAAG GTGCCAGTACCAAAGTGGCTGCAGTGA